Proteins encoded within one genomic window of Ananas comosus cultivar F153 unplaced genomic scaffold, ASM154086v1, whole genome shotgun sequence:
- the LOC109705672 gene encoding uncharacterized protein LOC109705672, with protein MVELCSEIQQQEAARPPPPPVPTTTTDDGDALAAAASAAPSHASGKSEKSSSTEMLMRMAASASAAAIASGGAPPCRRRPPARSSFGSYGGVGDCPPTPSSPFCSPLASSAASSSAASGGDSSFATPYQIDAMQIRIFAK; from the exons ATGGTTGAACT GTGTAGTGAAATT CAGCAACAAGAAGCAGCTCGACCGCCTCCTCCGCCGGTCCCGACCACCACCACCGACGATGGCGACGCTCTcgctgctgccgcctccgccgcgccatCTCACGCGAGCGGGAAGAGCGAGAAGAGCTCGTCGACGGAGATGCTGATGCGAatggcggcgtcggcgtcggcagCCGCGATTGCCTCCGGGGGCGCTCCGCCGTGCCGGCGCCGGCCACCGGCCCGGTCATCCTTCGGCAGCTACGGCGGAGTCGGTGACTGCCCCCccaccccctcctcccccttctGTAGCCCTCTGGCGAGCTCGGCCgcctcgtcctccgccgccaGTGGCGGCGACTCCTCCTTCGCCACCCCCTACCAg ATCGATGCCATGCAAATTAGAATATTTGCAAAATAA